The following proteins are encoded in a genomic region of Paenibacillus sp. FSL H3-0469:
- a CDS encoding S-layer homology domain-containing protein, giving the protein MNRKNRVKKRLFSVLMSATLVAGMFPALGLPSASAATATENTVYAAAYMGAQTTAGTTLPASIEIAGQAAAVSWNIGEDTFDVPYDTVTVTGTANGGPVTASVEVIPPASSPLVYFVDSGRGGDSFGNGPSTSPLYEAVRTLTGSELLNPSPDQRYVAGTTDWGFDDSIHKVKNSKNGNLTDPAADPSLWVVGLRADPASNDIIYKLKALQSGTYTLSSGFYDWYGSRDRLIQPRLEYKNSSGESKTIPFAQFNTNTTKFISGEFTIPGDIDTSSPMTLTYANVSGEKPILSWFAVAKGAIKQEMDDARQTAASTTKILLDGNDIKKDNVNGLTFKGFGVLSGNSTSALLMDYKSEQPEAYAQMLKILFGGDRPLIDHVKIEMGNDRNNSTGPDPSTMRTEDEKANVARHPGFQLAADAKAINPAVKVSFLRWNAPAWANNNDKIYTWYKKTILAAYREYGYMIDYVNPHINEHAPDLAWTKQYGERVKSDTEGFKNDQEKELYHSIQLVISDEVGIGSFGDAMVNDLSLREAVAAAGFHYNTDDDSKGNFKRLADEFDKEIWNSEAQATFSNSAFRPNNNMKDPSVAGTGIGGTGGPLEMGNTIIKGFVNSRRTHFIYQPAIGSFYEGGQYSFKELLSARDPWSGFIHYDAGLVILKHFNGFAKTGWENEDNTAGIWRAVPAASYTGATGTNPVSGRNGTPSYMTLAAPDKQDFSTVIINDSQYEKIYKLQAVNMGYTGNPSLEVWETRAADKGQAFNSNYMKPLGDAHADGSGLYTIRVKPFSIVTVTTLDNRANEEFGTPLPVEGERTVLDTDATGSVQNTEDQVLYTDDFNYGDRTVPVIGEGGAITDEESYVSSRGGPQSVIPRYTQDLNGAFEGYLVDGTDNYVLRQQLDQVTTGVGGAWNGGDPVTAIGDYRWTNYKASADVSFEQNSTYGGNNYAAIGARYQGGPQTINGTPYALKFWFDGGWQLLSSGTVVSSGNAATGSGGVKIADFNAAHDAWHNIAIQVAGDTVTAYLDQVELASYTDPNPKLSGRVQLASGFYHVRFDNLKVEKVEGYTPYYSEQLDNLEMFDLAQSPGAKLAYEGAWAHENGKGMYVYQRSLSTSQGAGAVLKYTFTGTGLDILGPNDGSAKLEAVVDGETQVVSGSTAAARELYQAFTLRGLKYGEHTAQIKVLSGTLAVDSVGIISGAGAGSPDTAGLQQAVSAALEISREDDFPEKDWNIFVHALGAAQAALSDPVLYRLDQEGAEHLEARLTFARNLLTTGDVRELAAIADMATYAGQLPELPAKVEATRADGTKLQVAVKWNLEAVSFNNPFERVAVTGSYGSLKTTAYVEVVPQGLVYFLDPGVPADGDTPPFTTIKNFAGEGLLNNKADQLSADDTVWGHTNTGANYNPKGLGGAVVTTDKAQTGVYSSNTKNTPLVYNLPLSAGKYTITSYHLDWWNNASRTMDITLSYVDAEGKTVNETVQTNLVAGPNGVMVQHDFTLPVSGTVKYSVNNTFSQAALISYLAVARDKTSVENEQAVSEAKSILEGAKYSVKKETAGSEEAVRIWLAQTIGGLPGFKGTGVTLGDITMAAFQEATEDTEGSFTFSVTLSKGEASAEGAASGTITLPVPDTVQPGITLNGEATVNLPVGAEYTDAGATAYDDQDGDITERITTTVTSEVYGLTELDTSKVDIYTFHYNVSDTAGNPAAEVTRRVVVALDPDVTKPVITLLGEASAELEKSADYTDAGATAADDRDGDITDRIVATITQDGETVLTLDTSAAGSYVYHYNVTDTAGNAAAEVTRTVTVKEAELPPEVIPTPTPTPVPTATPAPVEVPVWTPAPAVTPSPTAAPSPSPQTEKVLTAADFPAPAGGAITVQLTDAIESVLLPAGLAGITGENTLRLAWNSVAVELSPQVLKSIREKAAGAGGQPEGSALRLSAVKTARAAAEQLINNPAVNGAVQLTAASDVIRFSLELVAVDGSSVAVTTFNQPLTLTFTVDPNANRSLLGVYYIAASGAVEYMGGTLTDGKLTAGVQHFSQYAVLEYDKTFSDVSSNSWASGVIKSMAAKHIIEGISSSEFQPQGEVTRAQFAAMITRALGLKAASPSAFADVDAKSWYAEAVAAVHEAGIVLGRSKDAFAPNERITREEMAVMIVRAYATLPGSQTGDSAGSSFSDYSRIRDWAKNAAVTAEQAGLIQGRGNQQFAPQETMTRAESAQVIANLLGHI; this is encoded by the coding sequence ATGAACAGAAAGAACCGCGTTAAGAAAAGGCTATTCTCCGTGCTGATGTCCGCTACACTCGTAGCCGGAATGTTCCCTGCCCTTGGTCTGCCGTCGGCATCGGCGGCTACAGCTACCGAAAATACAGTCTATGCTGCGGCTTATATGGGTGCCCAGACTACCGCAGGTACGACACTTCCGGCAAGCATCGAGATTGCAGGTCAGGCTGCGGCGGTGAGCTGGAACATCGGTGAAGATACCTTCGATGTACCGTATGACACCGTGACAGTCACTGGAACTGCAAACGGCGGTCCGGTCACGGCAAGCGTGGAGGTTATTCCGCCAGCCAGCAGTCCGCTAGTCTATTTTGTGGATAGTGGCAGAGGGGGCGATTCTTTTGGCAACGGTCCTTCTACTTCACCTCTATACGAAGCGGTCAGAACGTTGACCGGCAGTGAGCTGCTTAACCCGTCACCGGACCAGAGGTATGTCGCCGGTACCACAGACTGGGGATTCGATGATTCCATCCATAAAGTGAAGAATTCCAAAAACGGTAATCTTACCGATCCTGCCGCTGATCCAAGCCTATGGGTTGTCGGGCTGCGCGCAGACCCTGCCAGCAACGATATTATCTATAAATTGAAAGCACTTCAGTCTGGAACCTATACGCTTAGCAGCGGTTTCTATGATTGGTACGGCAGCCGTGACCGGCTCATACAGCCCCGGCTGGAATACAAGAATAGCAGCGGGGAGAGCAAGACGATCCCGTTTGCTCAGTTCAACACGAATACGACAAAATTTATTTCCGGTGAATTTACCATTCCCGGAGACATTGACACCAGCAGTCCGATGACGCTGACCTATGCTAATGTCTCCGGGGAGAAGCCGATACTTAGCTGGTTCGCTGTTGCCAAGGGCGCGATTAAGCAAGAGATGGATGACGCCCGCCAGACCGCTGCTTCTACAACCAAGATTCTGCTCGATGGCAACGATATCAAGAAGGATAATGTCAACGGACTGACCTTCAAAGGCTTCGGCGTACTCAGCGGCAACAGCACCAGTGCCCTGCTAATGGACTATAAGTCTGAGCAGCCGGAGGCCTATGCCCAAATGCTGAAGATTCTGTTCGGCGGTGACCGCCCGCTGATCGACCATGTCAAGATTGAAATGGGCAATGACCGCAATAACTCTACCGGTCCTGACCCTTCAACGATGCGTACGGAGGATGAGAAGGCCAATGTAGCCCGGCATCCCGGCTTCCAGCTTGCGGCGGATGCCAAGGCTATTAATCCGGCTGTCAAGGTAAGCTTCCTGCGCTGGAATGCTCCGGCCTGGGCGAACAATAACGACAAGATTTATACCTGGTACAAAAAGACTATTCTGGCCGCATACCGCGAATATGGCTACATGATCGATTATGTGAATCCCCATATTAATGAGCACGCGCCGGATCTGGCCTGGACGAAGCAGTATGGTGAGAGGGTCAAGAGTGATACTGAAGGCTTCAAAAACGATCAGGAGAAAGAGCTGTACCACAGCATCCAGCTGGTGATTTCCGACGAGGTCGGCATCGGCTCCTTCGGGGATGCCATGGTGAATGACCTGTCGCTGCGTGAAGCTGTAGCTGCTGCCGGATTCCATTACAATACCGATGACGACAGCAAAGGGAATTTCAAACGGCTGGCCGATGAATTCGACAAGGAAATCTGGAACAGCGAGGCGCAGGCCACCTTCAGTAACTCGGCCTTCCGCCCCAATAATAATATGAAGGACCCGTCAGTGGCAGGGACAGGAATTGGCGGCACCGGCGGACCGCTGGAGATGGGCAATACCATTATCAAGGGCTTCGTGAATTCCCGGCGGACGCATTTCATCTATCAGCCGGCGATTGGCTCCTTCTATGAAGGTGGACAATATTCCTTCAAAGAGCTGCTCAGTGCGCGTGACCCGTGGTCGGGCTTCATTCATTATGACGCGGGGCTGGTCATTTTGAAGCATTTTAACGGATTCGCCAAGACCGGCTGGGAGAATGAAGACAATACGGCTGGCATCTGGAGAGCCGTTCCTGCAGCCAGCTATACCGGAGCAACGGGTACGAATCCGGTCAGCGGACGTAACGGAACTCCGAGCTACATGACGCTTGCCGCTCCTGACAAGCAGGATTTCTCGACCGTCATCATCAATGACAGCCAGTATGAGAAGATCTACAAGCTCCAGGCCGTGAACATGGGCTATACCGGGAATCCTTCGCTGGAGGTGTGGGAGACCCGTGCGGCGGACAAAGGTCAGGCTTTTAACAGCAATTATATGAAGCCTCTTGGTGATGCCCATGCCGATGGCAGCGGCTTGTATACCATACGTGTGAAGCCGTTCTCGATTGTAACGGTCACTACGCTGGATAACCGCGCGAATGAAGAATTCGGTACCCCGCTTCCGGTTGAAGGTGAACGCACGGTGCTTGACACCGATGCCACCGGGTCCGTGCAGAATACGGAGGATCAGGTGCTGTATACAGATGACTTCAATTATGGAGACAGAACCGTGCCTGTTATCGGAGAAGGCGGTGCAATTACAGATGAAGAGAGTTATGTAAGCTCACGCGGCGGGCCGCAGAGTGTAATTCCGCGCTATACCCAGGACCTCAACGGCGCATTCGAGGGGTATCTGGTTGACGGCACGGATAACTATGTGCTGCGGCAGCAGCTGGACCAGGTAACTACCGGCGTGGGCGGGGCCTGGAACGGCGGTGATCCGGTCACAGCAATCGGTGATTACCGCTGGACTAACTATAAGGCCAGCGCCGATGTGTCTTTTGAACAGAACAGTACGTATGGCGGGAATAATTACGCAGCGATTGGAGCCAGATATCAGGGAGGTCCGCAGACGATTAACGGTACTCCTTATGCGCTCAAGTTCTGGTTCGATGGCGGCTGGCAGCTGCTGTCCAGCGGCACCGTTGTGTCCAGCGGCAACGCAGCTACCGGCTCCGGCGGTGTGAAGATTGCCGATTTCAATGCGGCACATGACGCGTGGCATAACATTGCCATTCAGGTGGCCGGTGACACGGTGACTGCTTATTTGGATCAGGTTGAGCTTGCCTCCTATACCGATCCGAATCCGAAGCTCTCCGGGCGCGTGCAGCTCGCGAGCGGCTTCTACCATGTCCGCTTCGACAATCTGAAGGTAGAGAAGGTGGAGGGTTATACGCCTTATTATTCAGAGCAGCTGGATAATCTGGAGATGTTTGATCTGGCGCAGTCACCTGGGGCGAAGCTGGCATACGAGGGTGCCTGGGCCCATGAGAATGGAAAAGGCATGTATGTATATCAGCGGTCCCTCTCTACCAGCCAGGGTGCGGGTGCGGTGCTGAAGTATACTTTTACCGGCACGGGCCTTGATATTCTCGGACCAAATGACGGCTCCGCTAAGCTGGAAGCTGTAGTAGACGGGGAGACCCAAGTGGTCTCGGGCAGTACGGCGGCAGCGAGGGAGCTGTATCAGGCCTTCACGCTCCGTGGACTGAAATACGGTGAGCATACCGCTCAGATCAAAGTGCTGAGCGGAACCCTGGCCGTGGATTCCGTTGGGATTATCAGCGGGGCAGGAGCTGGTAGCCCGGATACAGCGGGACTTCAGCAGGCGGTGAGTGCTGCGCTGGAGATCAGCAGGGAGGATGATTTCCCCGAGAAGGACTGGAATATCTTCGTTCATGCACTGGGCGCAGCCCAGGCAGCACTAAGTGATCCGGTTCTGTACAGATTGGATCAGGAAGGGGCTGAGCACCTTGAAGCCCGCCTGACCTTCGCCCGCAATCTGCTGACTACGGGAGATGTGAGAGAGCTTGCCGCTATTGCGGATATGGCAACCTATGCAGGACAGCTGCCGGAGCTTCCCGCCAAGGTGGAAGCCACACGTGCAGACGGCACGAAATTACAGGTGGCCGTGAAGTGGAATCTGGAAGCGGTCAGCTTTAACAATCCTTTTGAAAGGGTGGCTGTAACCGGCTCCTACGGAAGCTTGAAGACCACAGCTTATGTGGAGGTGGTGCCACAAGGGCTTGTGTACTTCCTGGACCCTGGAGTCCCGGCGGACGGCGACACCCCGCCATTTACGACGATTAAGAATTTTGCAGGCGAGGGCCTGCTGAATAACAAAGCAGACCAGCTGTCGGCAGATGACACGGTATGGGGACATACCAACACGGGGGCTAACTATAACCCTAAGGGGCTGGGCGGTGCTGTAGTCACTACCGATAAGGCCCAGACAGGGGTATACAGCTCGAATACGAAGAATACGCCGCTCGTCTACAATCTGCCGCTCTCTGCGGGCAAATACACAATTACTTCCTACCATCTGGACTGGTGGAACAATGCCAGCCGGACCATGGATATTACACTCAGCTATGTGGATGCTGAGGGTAAGACCGTGAATGAGACCGTCCAGACCAACCTGGTTGCAGGTCCGAATGGGGTCATGGTTCAGCATGATTTCACGCTGCCGGTCAGCGGTACAGTGAAATATTCGGTGAACAATACGTTCAGTCAGGCGGCTCTGATCAGCTATCTGGCTGTAGCCAGAGATAAGACCAGTGTGGAGAATGAACAGGCAGTCTCTGAGGCGAAGAGTATCCTTGAAGGCGCGAAGTACAGCGTGAAGAAGGAGACAGCGGGAAGTGAAGAGGCTGTACGGATCTGGCTGGCGCAGACCATCGGCGGATTGCCGGGCTTCAAGGGCACCGGGGTTACCCTGGGTGACATTACCATGGCTGCATTCCAGGAAGCAACGGAGGATACAGAGGGCAGCTTCACTTTCTCGGTAACCTTAAGCAAGGGAGAAGCATCGGCAGAGGGTGCTGCCAGCGGAACAATCACGCTGCCCGTACCGGATACAGTACAGCCGGGGATTACCCTGAATGGGGAGGCGACAGTCAATCTGCCGGTCGGAGCGGAATATACCGATGCCGGAGCTACAGCTTATGATGATCAGGACGGGGATATCACTGAACGTATTACGACAACGGTGACCAGCGAAGTGTATGGCTTGACTGAACTGGATACATCCAAGGTGGATATCTATACCTTCCATTATAATGTCAGTGATACGGCGGGCAATCCGGCTGCTGAGGTGACAAGACGGGTAGTGGTTGCGCTGGACCCGGATGTAACGAAGCCGGTAATTACCTTGCTTGGTGAAGCATCCGCTGAATTGGAGAAGAGTGCAGACTATACGGATGCCGGAGCTACAGCGGCAGATGACCGGGACGGCGATATTACAGACCGTATCGTTGCAACGATTACGCAGGATGGGGAGACCGTGCTGACGCTGGATACTTCAGCAGCAGGCAGCTATGTGTATCATTATAATGTGACGGATACAGCGGGCAATGCGGCGGCTGAAGTGACAAGAACGGTCACTGTAAAAGAAGCGGAGCTGCCGCCGGAAGTAATTCCAACTCCGACGCCAACTCCGGTGCCGACAGCAACACCGGCTCCTGTGGAAGTGCCAGTATGGACACCAGCACCGGCCGTAACGCCTTCGCCAACTGCAGCACCGTCCCCTTCACCGCAGACGGAGAAGGTTCTTACAGCGGCTGATTTCCCGGCACCGGCTGGCGGAGCTATAACCGTTCAGCTAACAGATGCTATTGAATCCGTGCTGCTTCCGGCAGGATTAGCCGGAATAACAGGAGAGAATACCCTGCGTCTTGCCTGGAACTCAGTTGCCGTTGAACTGAGTCCGCAAGTGCTGAAGAGCATCCGGGAGAAGGCTGCCGGGGCTGGAGGACAGCCGGAAGGATCGGCGCTCAGGCTCTCTGCCGTGAAGACAGCGAGAGCTGCTGCGGAGCAGCTCATAAATAACCCGGCGGTCAATGGGGCCGTTCAGTTAACGGCGGCAAGTGATGTGATCCGCTTCAGCCTGGAGCTTGTGGCTGTGGACGGGAGCTCCGTGGCAGTGACAACGTTTAACCAGCCGCTGACGCTTACCTTCACGGTTGATCCTAATGCTAACCGCAGCTTACTCGGCGTCTACTATATTGCTGCCAGCGGGGCCGTGGAATACATGGGCGGCACGCTGACAGACGGTAAACTTACCGCTGGTGTGCAGCATTTCAGCCAGTATGCGGTGCTGGAGTATGACAAGACATTCTCGGATGTAAGCAGCAATAGCTGGGCCAGCGGTGTTATTAAATCTATGGCTGCGAAGCATATTATTGAAGGCATTTCCAGCAGCGAGTTCCAGCCGCAAGGTGAAGTCACAAGGGCGCAATTCGCCGCAATGATTACACGTGCGCTTGGCCTTAAGGCGGCAAGCCCATCCGCATTTGCCGATGTGGACGCCAAGTCCTGGTACGCCGAAGCTGTGGCGGCAGTGCATGAAGCGGGCATCGTGCTCGGACGCAGCAAGGACGCCTTCGCTCCGAACGAACGCATTACCCGCGAGGAAATGGCGGTCATGATCGTCCGGGCGTACGCCACCCTTCCGGGAAGCCAGACAGGAGATTCAGCCGGAAGCTCGTTCAGTGACTATTCCCGGATTCGGGATTGGGCGAAGAACGCTGCCGTTACCGCTGAACAGGCCGGCCTGATCCAAGGACGCGGCAACCAGCAATTCGCGCCGCAGGAGACCATGACCCGTGCCGAGAGTGCGCAAGTCATCGCTAATTTGCTGGGGCATATATAA
- a CDS encoding carbohydrate ABC transporter permease has protein sequence MVGKSKGLKISLMVLVYALLILTVLAMLVPYIWMLSSSLKLNKDVFSFPMQWIPANPRWENFQDIWTRIPLGRFIYNTAKLSIIVTILQLLTSSFAAYAFSKLHFRGKNVIFLGYIATIAIPWQAYMVPQFILMRYMGLNNTHLAIILLQAFSAFGVFMMRQFYQGVPDELCEAARIDGLSEYGIWARIMLPLSKPALSTLTIFTFVATWNDFLGPMIYLTDTKLKTIQIGLRMFISQYSAEYGLIMAASVVSIIPVVIVFLALQKYFVQGVAASGIKG, from the coding sequence ATGGTTGGTAAAAGTAAAGGACTTAAAATCAGCTTAATGGTGCTTGTATATGCCCTGTTAATTCTGACCGTGCTGGCGATGCTGGTGCCGTATATCTGGATGCTGTCGTCTTCGCTCAAGCTGAACAAGGATGTCTTCTCCTTCCCGATGCAGTGGATTCCGGCGAATCCGCGCTGGGAGAATTTCCAGGATATCTGGACCCGGATTCCGCTCGGGCGCTTCATCTACAATACAGCGAAATTATCCATAATTGTTACGATCCTGCAGCTGCTGACTTCCAGCTTCGCAGCGTATGCTTTCTCCAAGCTGCATTTTAGAGGCAAAAATGTGATCTTCTTGGGATACATCGCGACGATTGCGATTCCTTGGCAGGCTTACATGGTGCCGCAGTTCATTCTGATGCGCTATATGGGCTTGAACAATACCCACCTGGCCATCATTCTGCTGCAAGCCTTCTCGGCCTTCGGGGTGTTCATGATGCGCCAGTTTTATCAGGGCGTACCTGATGAATTATGTGAAGCCGCAAGAATCGACGGACTCAGCGAATACGGAATTTGGGCGAGAATTATGCTTCCGCTGTCCAAGCCTGCGCTGTCCACACTGACGATCTTCACTTTCGTCGCCACCTGGAATGATTTCCTCGGGCCAATGATTTATCTGACCGATACGAAGCTCAAGACGATCCAGATCGGTCTGCGGATGTTCATCTCCCAGTATTCTGCCGAGTACGGGCTGATCATGGCAGCCAGTGTAGTGTCCATCATTCCGGTAGTGATTGTCTTCCTGGCGCTTCAGAAGTACTTCGTGCAGGGCGTTGCTGCTTCGGGGATTAAGGGATAG
- a CDS encoding sugar ABC transporter substrate-binding protein, with amino-acid sequence MNLKRFYGMTLATALSVSLLAGCSGNNNTKDAAATAAPASGNAATASSEPSQEPVTLKWALWDWEATAYYKPLIDAYKAAHPNVTIEYVDLGSTDYMTMLSTQLSGGADLDVLTIKDIPGYSNLVKQNHLEPLKTYMGDKSIDPSVYGGTVEQIEVNGEVYALPFRSDFWVIYYNKALFDKAGVDYPTNDMTFDQYDELARKMTSGSGSEKVYGAHYHTWRSAVQLFGILDGKNTVVGGNYDFLKPTYERILKEQEDGIVMDYATLKTSSTHYSGVFYNNSVAMMNMGSWFIATQIEKVKSGESQSKEWGIVKYPHPEGVEAGTTLGTITSLAVNQKSKHKEAALDFMNFVTGAEGAKVIASTGTIPAIKNDEVINSITSIDGFPSDENSKAALNTVQTYLEMPIHEKSADIEVILNEAHDNIMTKNATIDEGLKDMNDRVGQLLNN; translated from the coding sequence ATGAACTTGAAAAGATTCTACGGCATGACCCTGGCCACTGCGCTCTCTGTGAGCCTGCTGGCCGGATGCTCCGGCAATAACAATACGAAAGACGCTGCTGCCACGGCCGCACCCGCTTCGGGCAACGCTGCAACCGCTTCCTCCGAACCAAGCCAGGAGCCGGTAACACTGAAATGGGCGCTGTGGGACTGGGAAGCGACTGCCTACTACAAACCGCTGATCGATGCTTACAAGGCTGCACATCCGAACGTAACTATTGAGTATGTGGATCTTGGCTCCACCGACTATATGACCATGCTCAGCACACAGCTCTCGGGCGGGGCAGATCTGGACGTCCTGACGATCAAAGACATTCCGGGCTACTCGAACCTTGTGAAGCAGAATCACCTGGAGCCGCTGAAGACCTACATGGGTGACAAATCCATCGATCCTTCGGTGTATGGCGGTACGGTGGAGCAGATTGAAGTGAACGGCGAGGTGTATGCGCTTCCGTTCCGCAGTGACTTCTGGGTGATCTACTACAACAAAGCCTTGTTCGACAAAGCGGGCGTGGATTATCCGACCAACGATATGACCTTCGACCAATATGATGAGCTGGCCCGCAAGATGACCTCCGGCAGCGGCTCGGAAAAAGTATACGGCGCACACTACCACACCTGGCGCAGCGCGGTTCAACTGTTCGGCATTCTGGACGGCAAGAACACTGTGGTCGGCGGCAACTATGACTTCCTGAAGCCTACCTATGAGCGGATTCTGAAGGAGCAGGAAGATGGCATCGTTATGGATTACGCTACCCTGAAGACCTCCAGCACGCATTACTCCGGCGTATTCTACAACAACTCTGTTGCGATGATGAACATGGGCAGCTGGTTCATTGCCACCCAGATTGAGAAGGTGAAGAGCGGCGAATCCCAGTCGAAGGAATGGGGCATCGTGAAGTATCCTCATCCTGAAGGCGTAGAAGCCGGAACGACTCTGGGAACGATTACTTCCCTGGCCGTTAACCAGAAGTCTAAGCATAAGGAAGCTGCCCTTGATTTCATGAACTTCGTAACGGGTGCGGAAGGCGCCAAGGTGATCGCTTCTACCGGTACGATCCCTGCGATCAAGAATGACGAAGTTATCAATTCCATCACCTCCATCGACGGCTTCCCGTCAGACGAGAACAGTAAGGCTGCACTGAATACCGTTCAGACTTATCTGGAAATGCCGATTCATGAGAAGAGTGCGGACATCGAGGTTATTCTGAATGAAGCACATGACAACATCATGACCAAGAACGCTACGATCGACGAAGGCTTGAAGGATATGAATGACCGTGTAGGCCAGCTTTTGAACAATTAA
- a CDS encoding sugar ABC transporter permease produces the protein MQNETILRTNKSPKSRLSRGLRDNLVAYSFIAPNFIGFALFTLVPMIFAFILAFVKWDGANPMKFIGLDNFSRLISDTTFHKALWNTIVYTIGVVPLTMIVALALAILLNQKIMGRNFMRTVFFFPYVASLVAVAAVWNFIFSPTMGPVNNILHLITGIPLEDLPRWAADKQWAMFTVVLFTVWKNMGYYMVIYLAGLQGINPELYEAAELDGAGPWRRFRNVTVPQLAPTTFFVLMILVINSFKVYDIFINLFAGADNQLNNATRVMVYQIYNTAFRSLDYGYASAMAIVLFLLVLGITIVQFRGEKKYGQ, from the coding sequence ATGCAGAACGAAACCATATTGCGTACAAATAAGAGCCCAAAAAGCCGGTTGTCGCGCGGACTCCGGGATAACCTGGTCGCGTATAGCTTTATTGCGCCGAACTTTATCGGATTTGCCCTGTTCACCCTGGTACCGATGATCTTTGCCTTTATTCTGGCGTTTGTGAAATGGGACGGGGCCAATCCGATGAAGTTCATCGGGCTGGACAACTTCTCCCGGCTGATCTCGGATACCACCTTCCACAAAGCCTTGTGGAACACGATTGTCTACACCATCGGTGTCGTGCCGCTGACCATGATCGTGGCGCTGGCGCTGGCGATTCTGCTCAATCAGAAGATTATGGGCCGTAATTTCATGAGAACGGTCTTCTTCTTCCCTTACGTGGCTTCGCTGGTAGCGGTTGCGGCGGTATGGAACTTCATCTTCAGCCCGACCATGGGTCCGGTGAACAACATCCTGCACCTGATAACTGGTATTCCGCTGGAGGACCTGCCCCGCTGGGCGGCGGATAAGCAGTGGGCGATGTTTACGGTAGTGCTTTTCACAGTGTGGAAAAATATGGGTTACTACATGGTCATCTATCTGGCCGGTCTTCAGGGAATTAACCCGGAGCTGTATGAAGCGGCTGAGCTGGACGGCGCAGGCCCGTGGAGAAGATTCCGCAATGTGACTGTGCCGCAGCTGGCACCAACCACCTTCTTTGTCCTGATGATTCTGGTCATCAACTCGTTCAAGGTCTACGATATCTTCATCAACCTGTTCGCCGGCGCGGATAACCAGCTCAACAATGCTACTCGGGTCATGGTCTATCAGATTTACAACACGGCGTTCCGCTCGCTTGATTACGGATATGCCAGTGCCATGGCGATTGTACTCTTTCTGCTGGTACTCGGCATTACCATCGTCCAGTTCCGCGGCGAGAAGAAATACGGACAATAG